GATTTTGTGTCTGGCTCTTTGGACTGGAAAGAATATCAAACTTCAAAAGGAGAGAACCTATTAAAAGTAGATGAGAACCAAGCCCCGTTATCTGCCTATCTGGGCGTTTTGGGTATGACCGGATTAACGGCTTACTTCGGCTTAACTGATATAGGAAAGCCCCAAAAAGGGGAAACAGTAGTGGTATCCGGCGCAGCTGGTGCTGTTGGTAGTATTGTTGGTCAAATCGCAAAAATATTAGGTTGCCGTGTTGTTGGCATAGCAGGTACAGATGAAAAAGTAGCAATGCTAAAATCAAAATTTGGGTTTGATGAGGCCATCAACTATAATACTGTTAAGGATATGAGCAAGGCAATTGCAGATGCTTGTCCAAACGGAGTTGATGTTTATTTCGATAATGTGGGAGGCGATATATCCGATAGTGTACATGTCAACATTAATAGGTTGGGTAGAATTATTGTTTGTGGAGCCATTTCGGCCTACAATGACACTTCTGCTCCAACAGGTCCGAGAGTTGAACATTTTTTGATTAGGAAAAGTGCGCTTATGCAAGGTTTTATTGTTGGAAATTATGCAGAGAAGTTTCCTGAAGGAATGCAACAATTATCAAAATGGTTAAAAGACGACAAACTTACTTATTCAGAAACTATTGTAGAAGGTTTTGATGCCATTCCGCAAGCGTTTATTGATCTTTTTGAAGGTAAAAACAAAGGAAAAATGATCGTAAAGATATAATTGCAATACCAATAATTATTTAAAAAATGAAGTCAAATTATAATAAGATACTCTCTCCTTTTACTTTTCCCGTTTCCGGGATTAATATAACGAATAGAATCGTACTGGCTCCTATGACCACCTTTTCGGGTAATGATGATGGAACTACTACAGATGCCGAAGTGGCATACTACCGTGAACGCAATCAATCAGCCGGGCTATTGATTACCGCTTGCGCCTATGTAATTAAACATGGAAAAGGTTTTCATGGTCAGATAGGTGCCGATTCTAATGAATTAATTCCAAGCTTAAAAAGAATAGCTGATGCCTTAAAAGCGAACGGCAACAAAGCTGTACTTCAGTTATATCACGGGGGAAGGATGTCACCTCCCGAAGAACTCGTTGACGGACAATCATTAAGTGCCAGTGCTGTTGCCGCCGTGAGAGAAGGCGCTCAAGTTCCACGAGAAATGACTGCAACTGAAATAGAAGAAACAATTGTGGCTTTTGGTGAAGCTACACGCAGAGCAATTGAGGCTGGTTTCGATGGAGTTGAAATACATGGAGCAAACACTTATTTATTACAGCAATTCTTCTCCCCTCATTCTAATCGTAGAACAGACAAATGGGGTGGAGATTTGATGAAGAGAATGACTTTCCCCCTTGCTGTAGTTGATGCTGTAATAGAATCGGCTGCACTTTCATCCAATCCATTTCTTGTTGGATACCGTCTTTCACCCGAAGAATTGGAAAATCCAGGTATCACAATGGAAGATACACTTCATTTGGTGGAAACACTTTCCCTAAAACAATTAGACTATTTACACATTTCAGTGATGGATTTTTGGGAAGGTTCAATGCGTGATAAAAATGATACGGCACCTAGGGCCCAACTAATTGCAACCAAAGTGGGTCATAGCCTTCCTGTTATTGGTGTCGGAAGTCTTCACACGCCAGAAGAAGTAGAAAGAGTTCTTACGGGCAACATTCCATTGGTAGCCATGGCCAGAGAACTTTTAATGGAACCGCATTGGTTGACCAAAGTAAAGAACAATGCAGTGGACCAAATTAGAACGGAACTGGATGTAAATACTCAAGATTTATTAAAGATACCCACTCCTCTTTGGAGCGCACTTATTTCAAGAACAGGTTGGTTGCCTGTGAAAAATAACCAACACTAATTATTTAATATTTAAAACAAAAGTCAAATGAAAAATTTTCAATTTAAAAATCCAACAAAAATACTATTTGGCAAAGGTCAAATAGAGAATCTATCAAAAGAGATTCCCGAAAACGCAAAAATATTGTTGCTATACGGAGGCGGAAGCATCAAAAAAAACGGAATCTACGATCAGGTTAAAAAAGCACTTTCGGCTTATGAAGTTGTGGAATTTGGAGGAATTCCTGCGAATCCAGAATATAGTATTTTATTAAAAGCCCTACAAGTTATAAAAGAGGATGGCATTAATTTCTTACTGGCCGTTGGTGGAGGATCCGTTATCGATGGTACAAAATTTTTATCGGCAGCAGCCCTTTACAAAGGCGATAGCCCTTGGGATTTATTAACCGCGAATAAACCTACTACCGAGGGAATGCCCTTTGGAACGGTTTTAACCTTGCCTGCAACAGGTTCTGAAATGAATTCTGGAGCGGTTATTACTAGAAAAGAAACTAAAGAGAAATTGGCCATGGGCGGACCAGGTCTCTTTCCGTTTTTTTCGATTCTTGATCCAGAAGTAGTGAAATCTATTCCCCAACGCCAGTTAGCCAATGGGATCACAGATGCCTACACACACGTTCTTGAGCAATATATGACCTATCCTACGGGTGCTTTGTTACAGGATCGCTTTGCAGAAAGTATTTTACAAACCTTGGTTGAAGTGGCACCAGCCATTTTAAAAGATCCATCAGATTACGCCGCTGCATCAAACTTTATGTGGAGCTGTACGATGGCGCTGAACGGACTAATCCAACAAGGAGTTCCCGGCGACTGGGCTGTACATATGATGGGACACGAATTAACGGCGCTTTACGGCATTGATCATGCAAGAACATTGGCTATTGTGGCTCCAAGCCATTACCGTTATAACTTTGATTCTAAAAAGGAAAAGCTCGCACAATATGCAGAACGTATCTGGAATGTTGTAGATGGAACAGTGGAGGAAAAAGCCAAGGCAGGAATTGAAAAAACTGAAGAATTTTTTCACTCTTTAGGAATCAAAACGAAACTTTCAGAATACACTGATGATTATTCAGAGACTGGAAGTATTGTCTCAAAACGTTTTACAGACCGTGGCTGGACCGGACTTGGAGAACACAAAACCCTTAGCCCTTCCGATGCGGAAAAAATAGTAGAAATGAGTTATTAACATTTTAACCTAGAAAAAATGAAAACAAGAACAATTGGAAAAAGCGACCTAAAAGTATTTCCCATAGGCCTAGGATCCATGGGAATGTCGGAATTTTATGGGAAAACGGATGAAAAACAAAGTATTAAAACCTTGCACAAAGCATTAGACATTGGGGTGAATTTTATTGATACCGCCGATGTTTATGGAATAGGGGATAATGAAGAATTATTACGGAAAGCCTATAGCGATCGCTGGAACGATCTGGTACTAGCGACAAAGTTTGGTTTTGTAAGGGACAAGAACAACCCAGAAGTAAGGCAACTTAATGGTTCTCCCGAGTATGTAAAAAGCGCTTGTGAAGCAAGTTTAAAACGATTGGGCCGCGAGGCAATCGATTTGTATTACCTACATCGTGTGGATCCTAATACGCCTATTGAGGAAACAGTTGGGGCAATGGCAGAACTGGTAAAAGAAGGAAAAGTTAGATATATCGGGCTTTCGGAAGTATCAGGCGATACGCTAAGACGTGCCCACAAAGTTCATCCTATTACTGCGGTACAAACCGAGTATTCCATCTGGTCACGTGATGTTGAGCAAACCACAATGTCCGTTATAGAAGAGTTGGGAATTTCATTAGTGCCCTACAGTCCTTTGGGTAGAGGTTTTCTATCAGGCACCATCAAGGACACTTCAGAATTATCCGAGAATGATTTCCGACATACAGTGCCTCGTTTCCAAAAAGAATTCTTTGAAAGCAACAAAACACTTTTAAGCCGAATTGAGCAGTTAGCTGACAAGAAGAACGTAACACCTGCACAATTGTCTTTAGCTTGGTTATTACACAAAGGAGAAAATATTATTCCTATTCCCGGTACCAAGCATGAGAAATACTTGATCGAAAACGCGAAAGCTGTTGACGTTGAACTTACCCAAGAAGAGATGCAGTATTTGGATGATACCTACAACACAGTGGCTGGAGAACGCTACAATGCTAATGGTATGAAATTTACAAATCTTTAATAAAAACTTTAAAAGTAGATAAAAATGATAAAAATGAAAATATTAATTGTGTTAACCTCTCATGCATTATTGGGAAATACTGGTGAGAAAACCGGATTTTGGATAGAAGAATTTGCAACGCCTTATTATTATTTAGTAGATAATGGTGCCAGCGTTACTTTGGCCTCACCTGATGGAGGTCAGCCTCCTATCGATCCTACCAGTGACAAACCGGAAAATCAGACAGAATCAACCAAACGGTTTAAAAATGATGAAGCATTACAAGAAAAACTAAGCAAAACGCATAAACTTTCAGAAGTGTCTGAAAAGGATTATGATGCCGTATTCTATCCAGGTGGTCACGGGCCTTTATGGGATTTGGCAGAGAGTGAAGTTTCGGCAAGGTTGATAGAGCACTTTTATAATGCCGGTAAACCTGTTGCTTTTGTATGCCATGCTCCTGCAGCCTTGAAAAATGTAAAAAATGTTTCGGGTGAGCCACTCGTGAAAGGAAAAAAAGTAACTGGATTTACAAATTCAGAGGAAAAACTGGTTGGTCTTACCGATGTTGTCCCTTTTCTTGTTGAAGACATGTTGAAGGAAAAAGGAGGTATATATAGCAAATCAAAAGATTTTGAGGCATATGCTTTGGAAGATGGATTGCTTATTACAGGACAAAACCCAGCGTCATCGCAAAAAGTTGCCGAACTCTTATTAAAACAATTAGAGGCTAAAAAATAGGTTATTCTGGTCATTCTCTGATAGTATTATCAGCAGTTTCTTCATTCCTCTTCAGTAAAAAGGAAGGAAGATGACCGAGGATAAACACTGATTAACAATTTAAAAAGAATATTGATTTATGATAAAAGTAGTGGCCAAGAATTTTGCTAAAGAAAATAAAATAGACAAAATTTTAGAACTGGCAAAGGAATTAGTGGAAAAAACAGTGAAAGAAGAAGGGTGTATTAAGTATGAAATGTATCAAAATACCAAAGAGCCAACGGAACTAATAATGTTAGAAGAATGGGAAACAGAAGAAGATTTAAACAATCACATGTCTTCTGAACATTTTAAAAGAATAGTTCCTCAAATGGCTGAGTATTTAAGAAAAAAAGGAGAAATTAATATATACAAAAAAGTCATTTAGACTTTTTATAGAATAAAAGTAAATAAATATTCCTAATGCTGCTGAAGGTAAATCATCGGAAGGATATGAAATTTTGTCGATGAGTATGCAAGATTTTTAAAAACCCCATTACCCTCACGTGTACTTACAAAAGAGCGTACCATATGTGAGAAAATAATGAGCCTGGTAAGATTTTCATACTCAGATCAACCCTATGTGGATCTCGCCAATAAAATCCGGCATATCTATGATATTCACCTGATGTTAGAAAATAAAGAAGTGGCTACATTTTTTGCGTCTTCCGAATTTGATGAAATGCTGGTGAAGGTTGGCAGTGATGATGTCTTGAGTTTCAAGAATAACAATGAATGGCTGAAAATACATCCTAAGGAAGCAATGATCTTTATCGACCCGGAAAGTACCTGGGATGCTATTAAAACGCCATATCGCACTACCTTCCGAGATTTAGTTACCGGAGAGCTGCCATCTGAAGAAAGTTTGATTATCACACTTGAAAAGGTCGCAAGCAGGTTGGGCGCTACGGACTGGGCTTTGAGCAAATAATGATACGTGTCTTACCTTGCTTCCTATTTTTTCATATAGATGACATCCTCAGAATAGCTCTGATTGAGAATAACCATATAAGAAATAGACCTTAGGTAGTTTTATTTTTGAAGCAAGCCTTAGAACCGGCTTTTGTATACTGCACATGGTCAGAAGGGTATTTCTCACCGATCCTGCGTCGAACTGTATGGTTTCTGCTGGCTAACATATGCACCTTTAAAGGCTGGTGGAAGTAATGCAAAACCGGCTTTTAGTACAGTTGAAAGGTGCATGTTCATTGTTTTCGAATGTTTACTCAGAGTAAACATTCAAATTTAGTAAACAATAGTATTTCACAAACTCGCAATCCTTGAATATGTTCGTAGAAGTAACATGTTCATGATTCATGAACATTGCTAATTTATGAACACTAAGAAGAAATTTAATAAGAAGTAGATTCGGCAGAGTCGGCGATTACTTCTCCCTGCCGAATCTTATAATTTTAATTTTGGATTGGTTGAAACTAAATCTGTCACTTCTTGCTTTATCTTTAGATAATTCTCTAAAATATCAACAGAACTTATTTTCCTAATATCAGAAATCCCTTTGCTTTTCAATTCCTCTTCCATTATTGCTTCATGGTCATTTTGAATCTCACTATGAAAGACCTTAAGGCTAATCTTTTGTTCCGGATTATCAGCCACTATCCCGACAAACTCACCTGATGACAATGAGGCAATTTTCGCAGCCGGTATAGCATAATCCAGTTGAGTCGACTTCGTCAGAGAGGTATCGCTGCTGTTTATATTTGTACTGCTTTTATCCTGAACAATTTTTCCAAACATTTCGGAAAGTTTCCGGGCTGTATCGCCCGTTACCTGACCACTGATGATATTGCCTACAATACCCGTTATCACATCTGCCTGTTCAGCGCCGTAGTCTTTTTTTAGCTGACTGAAATCCTGAACCGCCAGCGTGGTAGCAACTTTATTACTGCGCGCCGTCGCAATCAGGCTATCGATGTTATTAAAATATATAGTTGGGAACTCGTCAAATATGAGGCTGCATTTAAGCTGATTTTTCCGGTTTACCAGTTTGATCATCCTGGAGATGTATAAGGATAGTACGGCCCCATAAACCTGAAGCTTCTGCGGGTTATTTCCCACACAGACAATCTTCGGTTCATCCGGATTATTGACATCCAGGGTAAAGTCATTACCTGATAATACATAATACAACTGAGGAGAAGAAAGGCGCGCCAGGCCAATCTTAGCAGAAGCAATTTGTCCTTCCAATTGCTCTTTTGCCTTATTTTGAAAGGCCGAAACAAAAGGATTGATAAGCACTTTAATCTCTTCTTCCTGACTGAGCACCTGGAAAAGTTTCTCATACTCGACCTGCATGAGTTCGATAACATGAGGCAAAGTGCAGTACTTTCCATCCTGATACTTCCTGAGATACCAGATAATAGCCGTCAGAAAATTAATAGGTGATTCGACAAAGAAGTCACCTTGCTTCTTGATCCAGTCCCGGTTCAGGCCCAGCATAATCGTCCTGCTTGCCTCTGTTGCATCCGTTATGTCATCCATTGCCTTTGGATCCAAGGGATTACACCGGTGACTATGGTTAAGATCATCGAAATTGATCACATAAAAGGATGGCTTTACCTTATAGTTGCGGTAATACTTTAACAATTTATTATAAGCAATCTTGCTAAGGTCGTCGTATTTGAAGTCATACAGAAACATGGAAAAGCCCTTCCGTATATGCTGGTCAATGATATGACGGATCACGAAATAAGATTTACCTGCACCCGGAGTCCCGGCTACAAGGATCCCTCTGAAGGGATTGATGATATTGATCCAGCTATCCCTCACCTGCTTCTTTAAGCGATATTTCGCCGGAAGGTTTATAGAAAACTCGTTTTCCAGCAGCCGTTCTTCCTGGGGAAACGTTTCATTTTCGGTATTAAAAATATCCTCTTGCCGGGCCGCCTTAAGAATCCGGGAAAGCCTGACGCCTCCGCTCAGGACGAGCAGATACCCGGCCACTGTGGTCACCATGTAACACAGAGCGATTCCATTTGGCGGCAGAGATACATAAAAACAAAGGATACTGGCAAAGAACAAAAGCAAGCCTGAACCGATGAGCGCTATAGTACTTCCCTTTGATATTTTCTCCTCCTTTCTGCCTTTAGCACCGACAAGGGATATTGAAAGAAAAAGAAGAGTCACCACTTTCGGCTTTAGCACGCCACTAAACAGCCCGGTTTTACTGATACTTAAAATGATGCGGTCAAGAATATCTGCCGTCCATCCCCAATGGTAAAAGGCGGCATAGCAACTGACATAGAAATGAATAGCTAATATGGCAATGCTGATATACCTTGTAAGGTCTATAATCTTACGTAGTCCCTGAATGTCTTCCCCCGTTTGCATCGATAACTTCGTTTTAACTATTTATATTAAAGCCGCAATCCCTGGTCATTCCTCCTTCTTTTTTTCTTCCTTTTGAAAACGGAGGGAGAATAATCCGGATCGGTTTTGTTTAGCAAGGAATCGAGCAGAGATTCTTTGATGGGCTCGTGCTCCGGGGAAGGCGAGCTATACCTATTTTGAAGCGAATCGATAGTGACCTTTTCTTTTACCCCTCGTCCTCTCTGCATCAGTAGCTTTTGTTCGACCGTTCCATTCTTCATAGTATTGGTGTATAAGAACGACTCGGTAAGCCCCCGGTCAAAACCAAACTTTTCATCGAAGACACGCTCCCCCGAAGCAGCAAAAGTCTTCCGGTCGAACTGTCCGACTTTTAAGGAGTGCTCCTGATTTCTTCCCCTGGACTTATTCATCGGGCTTAGTTTAATCCGGTTGGTAATATCCTTGCGGCTTACAACGATCTGGATATGCCACTGATCACCATCCTTTAGTTCCCCACGCTTCCTGATGCCCTGCTTTACTTCCGGATCTTTGTGCGAATAATACCGGTGCTCTTCGATCTTTCCGAACCACAGCAGATCTTTACTACTCTCAATTCCAGGTCGCCTGAAATTCCGGGCATATTCATCCATTACAGAAACGGCATATTCTTTAAGTTTTGCCTTCATGGCGTCTTCCCCGTATAATTCCTTTAACCAGGCAAGTTCCTTACGACTGGGACTGACATTAATCAGAAAGAACTTGGCGTCACTACTACTGAGTTTTGCTATGTTATTATCCAGGAAGGTTCTCACTTCATAAGGCTGGATATCCTGACGATCCTGGTTGAACCACCGTTCAGGTTCCTGCATCAGATCGCTTACCCGATTTTCCTTTTCCAGGTAATGCACAAGTTGGCTGCTGCTTCCTTTATTACTACCGTTTTCGCTGTCTGTAATATTGATGTGCATGGCTAAAGATTTCTTACCTGTTGCTTTACCTTATTAATGAGTTCCTCTTTTTCTCTTGCAGGTGTCATCAACCCGAACTGTTCCCGCGACTTGATATAAGAATCCAGAATGAAGAGGAATTGAGATTTAAGTTGCTCTTTGACCTGAGCGAGTTTAACCAGTTGCCTTACCAGTCCGTCAACCTCATTCAATTTCTGTAGCTGCAGCTGAAGGCCGGCGCTGGTAT
The window above is part of the Arcticibacter tournemirensis genome. Proteins encoded here:
- the mobC gene encoding conjugal transfer protein MobC; its protein translation is MQTGEDIQGLRKIIDLTRYISIAILAIHFYVSCYAAFYHWGWTADILDRIILSISKTGLFSGVLKPKVVTLLFLSISLVGAKGRKEEKISKGSTIALIGSGLLLFFASILCFYVSLPPNGIALCYMVTTVAGYLLVLSGGVRLSRILKAARQEDIFNTENETFPQEERLLENEFSINLPAKYRLKKQVRDSWINIINPFRGILVAGTPGAGKSYFVIRHIIDQHIRKGFSMFLYDFKYDDLSKIAYNKLLKYYRNYKVKPSFYVINFDDLNHSHRCNPLDPKAMDDITDATEASRTIMLGLNRDWIKKQGDFFVESPINFLTAIIWYLRKYQDGKYCTLPHVIELMQVEYEKLFQVLSQEEEIKVLINPFVSAFQNKAKEQLEGQIASAKIGLARLSSPQLYYVLSGNDFTLDVNNPDEPKIVCVGNNPQKLQVYGAVLSLYISRMIKLVNRKNQLKCSLIFDEFPTIYFNNIDSLIATARSNKVATTLAVQDFSQLKKDYGAEQADVITGIVGNIISGQVTGDTARKLSEMFGKIVQDKSSTNINSSDTSLTKSTQLDYAIPAAKIASLSSGEFVGIVADNPEQKISLKVFHSEIQNDHEAIMEEELKSKGISDIRKISSVDILENYLKIKQEVTDLVSTNPKLKL
- a CDS encoding NADP-dependent oxidoreductase; translation: MNKAIYLNSRPIGKPKESDFKFVNEDKPEITNGEILLKTKFVSVDPYLRGRMSDAKSYVQPFKLNEPISSGCIAEVIESKNDSFKKGDFVSGSLDWKEYQTSKGENLLKVDENQAPLSAYLGVLGMTGLTAYFGLTDIGKPQKGETVVVSGAAGAVGSIVGQIAKILGCRVVGIAGTDEKVAMLKSKFGFDEAINYNTVKDMSKAIADACPNGVDVYFDNVGGDISDSVHVNINRLGRIIVCGAISAYNDTSAPTGPRVEHFLIRKSALMQGFIVGNYAEKFPEGMQQLSKWLKDDKLTYSETIVEGFDAIPQAFIDLFEGKNKGKMIVKI
- a CDS encoding DUF5712 family protein; this translates as MHINITDSENGSNKGSSSQLVHYLEKENRVSDLMQEPERWFNQDRQDIQPYEVRTFLDNNIAKLSSSDAKFFLINVSPSRKELAWLKELYGEDAMKAKLKEYAVSVMDEYARNFRRPGIESSKDLLWFGKIEEHRYYSHKDPEVKQGIRKRGELKDGDQWHIQIVVSRKDITNRIKLSPMNKSRGRNQEHSLKVGQFDRKTFAASGERVFDEKFGFDRGLTESFLYTNTMKNGTVEQKLLMQRGRGVKEKVTIDSLQNRYSSPSPEHEPIKESLLDSLLNKTDPDYSPSVFKRKKKRRRNDQGLRL
- a CDS encoding NADH-dependent flavin oxidoreductase — its product is MKSNYNKILSPFTFPVSGINITNRIVLAPMTTFSGNDDGTTTDAEVAYYRERNQSAGLLITACAYVIKHGKGFHGQIGADSNELIPSLKRIADALKANGNKAVLQLYHGGRMSPPEELVDGQSLSASAVAAVREGAQVPREMTATEIEETIVAFGEATRRAIEAGFDGVEIHGANTYLLQQFFSPHSNRRTDKWGGDLMKRMTFPLAVVDAVIESAALSSNPFLVGYRLSPEELENPGITMEDTLHLVETLSLKQLDYLHISVMDFWEGSMRDKNDTAPRAQLIATKVGHSLPVIGVGSLHTPEEVERVLTGNIPLVAMARELLMEPHWLTKVKNNAVDQIRTELDVNTQDLLKIPTPLWSALISRTGWLPVKNNQH
- a CDS encoding iron-containing alcohol dehydrogenase, which produces MKNFQFKNPTKILFGKGQIENLSKEIPENAKILLLYGGGSIKKNGIYDQVKKALSAYEVVEFGGIPANPEYSILLKALQVIKEDGINFLLAVGGGSVIDGTKFLSAAALYKGDSPWDLLTANKPTTEGMPFGTVLTLPATGSEMNSGAVITRKETKEKLAMGGPGLFPFFSILDPEVVKSIPQRQLANGITDAYTHVLEQYMTYPTGALLQDRFAESILQTLVEVAPAILKDPSDYAAASNFMWSCTMALNGLIQQGVPGDWAVHMMGHELTALYGIDHARTLAIVAPSHYRYNFDSKKEKLAQYAERIWNVVDGTVEEKAKAGIEKTEEFFHSLGIKTKLSEYTDDYSETGSIVSKRFTDRGWTGLGEHKTLSPSDAEKIVEMSY
- a CDS encoding type 1 glutamine amidotransferase domain-containing protein, giving the protein MKILIVLTSHALLGNTGEKTGFWIEEFATPYYYLVDNGASVTLASPDGGQPPIDPTSDKPENQTESTKRFKNDEALQEKLSKTHKLSEVSEKDYDAVFYPGGHGPLWDLAESEVSARLIEHFYNAGKPVAFVCHAPAALKNVKNVSGEPLVKGKKVTGFTNSEEKLVGLTDVVPFLVEDMLKEKGGIYSKSKDFEAYALEDGLLITGQNPASSQKVAELLLKQLEAKK
- a CDS encoding putative quinol monooxygenase; protein product: MIKVVAKNFAKENKIDKILELAKELVEKTVKEEGCIKYEMYQNTKEPTELIMLEEWETEEDLNNHMSSEHFKRIVPQMAEYLRKKGEINIYKKVI
- a CDS encoding aldo/keto reductase, which codes for MKTRTIGKSDLKVFPIGLGSMGMSEFYGKTDEKQSIKTLHKALDIGVNFIDTADVYGIGDNEELLRKAYSDRWNDLVLATKFGFVRDKNNPEVRQLNGSPEYVKSACEASLKRLGREAIDLYYLHRVDPNTPIEETVGAMAELVKEGKVRYIGLSEVSGDTLRRAHKVHPITAVQTEYSIWSRDVEQTTMSVIEELGISLVPYSPLGRGFLSGTIKDTSELSENDFRHTVPRFQKEFFESNKTLLSRIEQLADKKNVTPAQLSLAWLLHKGENIIPIPGTKHEKYLIENAKAVDVELTQEEMQYLDDTYNTVAGERYNANGMKFTNL